A region of the Oncorhynchus gorbuscha isolate QuinsamMale2020 ecotype Even-year linkage group LG02, OgorEven_v1.0, whole genome shotgun sequence genome:
tccccccaaaaaacatattGGAGCCACACAAAATTGCATTCTCATGGTGCAGCCTTCTTATTGGTCATCAAAAGATGGACCATCTCTTGTCAGATTGACTGGGGCCAGCAATGGGCAAACTTCTAACATCTCTCAGCCCCAGTCCATTTGACAAGAAATTTGCTCGCCCCCGTTAATTTTACAATACTTTTTTACCAAAAAGAAGGCTGCACCATTAGAATGCACTTTTAGTTGGGCCCAATAACATTTTTGTGAATGAAATGTTGTGAAACACAAATGGTCCACTATTTCTGTAGATATGACATCTGACATTACAATGCAAAAATATTACATACAGCTCCTTTAATGTATTTGTGTCTGAGCCCCCTCACTGTATCTTCTGATCTTTATTTTATTTCAAATTGTGTCCAATTAAGACCTAAACAATGAGGTGAGTTATTACTAATCAGCCACCTCAATTTATCAATCAAGTAAACGGGTGGAGTGAAAAACAATGTGCCCATGGAATGAGTCTGACAGGAGTCTAATAACCAAGTAACGTTTTTCATGTCAAGGAGATACTAGCTGTTGCCATGTCAGTTTCAGAACTGAACTGATATTATTTAGCTACTGCATTACATGTGGTCAGAACTGGCATCTAAAATAATTTAGTTTTTATATGATTATTTGGATTCAGACATTGTCCATTTCCATCACACAAAGAACAAAACAAGTACAACCAAATATTTATTGGTTTGTTTATACCAATCATTACACAGATACATCTATAAACAAAGGATAAAAGAACTGTACACTTGTACTTGATACCTAAACCCCACATGAATATTGCTACTGCTGGTTTGTGTATTTGACAGCTCAAATGGATGTAGTTTCTCAGCATCCAAGGAACCATAATCGTCAGTATATTTAACTTATGTACTTCTTTAGCTTGGCTAAGAACACAATTCCATTTTTACCATACTCACAATGTACCAttacacactgcatatagaaagTTGAAAACCCCTTTTAATAGCAGCTATACAAATTTATTGCAATGCTATCACAGAACAGAGACAACCAATTACACCCAATGCACAGGCCTGATAGGGAGGAACTCCAGTACTAGGGAATAGGTTTATTAAGCAGAATGGTAAAGAAAAACATAATGAGTACAAGAGTTAACATATGGAACACAGTTTAAACACCTTAATGTTTTCCTCATTATAAACAATAAAACAATGTGTTCCCCCTTGAGTTAATTCATCCCCACCACACAATGCAGGTTACGTATACCTTCCCTCATATAGCCTATGGAATGTTAGTCTCTCAGACAAGCTCTCTGTTGTTTTGACCGGATCCTGTAAACGACGTGCTTGCATGTTCTTGGTGTAGTAACCTGTCCCATTCCCACCCCTCCCCCATATCGAAAATAAAAACCGTTGACATTTACAATGACCGTAATTGTTCCGGAGATGTAAAAACATGGGATGCAATGAAATCCCCATctcaaattgtattttttatttcataaAAAAATGTGTTTCTACAATCAAACTACTAAAAAACCTGCATTTAGAAAATAGTCGATAAAAATATACCCCTGAATTGTACAAGAAAAAGAGGTACAGGGAGCACTGATAAAAGATGTGGTTTGAGAGATGTTATTCGGccgcctcttcctcctctttctgttcAGGTTCTTCTGGTGCCTAAATTTAAAACATAACAGAATAAAACCGTTGCAATAGTTGAGAGAACTTAAGATATTGAATGTCAATTATAAATATGTTTAAAACAGTATAAGATCATAAACTATCAATTTGATGTGTTTTTCTTGTCCTTATAGGACAAAATGCCTACATATCCCAGCAGTCCCTTACATCTTCCTCAGCTTTGGCTTCTCCATTCTCTGCGGGCACCTCCTTCTCGGGCTCGGTCTTTTTCACCTCTTTAGCCTTCTTGGGCTTAGGTGCCGCCTTCTCCTTCTGGAAATAAATATGTTTAATGGGATAAGACACCGTAAGTCCTAATTGCAATTAATTTACTACTAAATGTACATTTGTAATGTCTACACTTCCTCACCTTTGGCTTGGGCTCTGCCTTTGCAATTGCAGGTTTCTGCAATGAAAGATTTGTGATTATTTGCTGAAATTCTGTTTTTGGGTGAATCTTTAATTAAAGTGTCAATAATGGTGTGTAATACTCACATTTACCAACCTCTCAGATCTCCTCTTAGGCTGAAATATTTCAAAAGAAAATACCAATTATTTACTCATATAAATGGGACAACGTTTGACATGGGTTGCTGCTGACCCCTGGTGTCAGAACAATGGAATTGTATTTAACGTTTAATACTTTACAACCAGCGATCACCCTGATTAAATAAAACACACATATTTCAGTAAGATGTGTATGACTCACCTCTGCTGCCTCAACATCAGCGTTtgcctataataataataaaatgttaGTGACAGCTCAGCAGGGCAACCGTGTCAAGTGGGTTTTACTGGGTGAGGGACAGTTTAAATGCCAAGAGTATTAGGGCAATAATGTAATCCACCAAAAGGCGTAGGGAGGTAAGGAAAAGCATTGCAGCGTGTTATGGTCAGTCTCGATATAACTGCTTATTTtcccttttttttttacaacatcACCCACGAACTATCTAATAAACGGATAATAGTGTCAACTTGCTCAGATCATGTTCCCATTTCCTATGACTATACCATGTTGCCTGTAATCTCTACGGAGAGGGGGAATACCGACTCCGCCTACTCCCGACGCATTCATTCACTCGTGATGAATGGGATTTGCCAGGCAACATGACTGTGCTCGCTACTCCGACCAGACAGTCTACTATGCGTTCCCGCCATTCATTCGAATTTCAAACTCCGAGATCCTCAGCGATTCTCCAAATGGTTACAGAATCTACTAGAATCCCCAGCAACAAGAGCGCCTCTGTGATGTCGACGAATCGCCATTGCATAACCCAGAATTGGCTCGAGCCAACAAAAGGGCACACGGAAATGTAATTAAACCAAATATTTTAACGATGCAGCATGTTACATTAGCGCACTTAAACGCATTTTACGTAGTTTAACTATGAACTTTTATATTGCAAAATAAGAAAAACGTCGTCATTGTTCCCCTTGCCCACAAGGGCAGCCATGACACAAGTCTTCGTGCCCTTTTCAAAGCGCCCTAGAAGCAGTCTTCTGCATGTGCATACCGCCCACCGTGCGTTGAGCATTATGCTACCAAAAATTAAGTTATATTTTAATGATGCAGTGTTTCAATAAGTAAATGCAATGTAATCTAAGTGTTATTTGCAATAGACtttgcctagtaaaaaaaaaatcgGTCACCAACTTTATTTCTGCAGAATCGCCATCTTACGACGTAGCTAGCGACCTACACCTCTTTGTCCTTTTATAGGTTAATGTATTTGTAAACAACCACCACGAAGACTTGACAAAACCCCTATTTGAAATTGATCTGATATAGTAAATATTAAACACCAAACATGTAACCAGTCCTAATTTTCGAAGACTAAAAATCACAGCGTGAATAGGTAGAAAACCCGCCACTTCCCAAATCAAAACAGTCCGATACATTTTAAACTCTTGATTCAACACAGCAGTGCAACAATGTTGGAGCGGAACAAAACATGGATATGCGGCTACATTTCACATGCAAAAATAAATGCATTTGTTTTTTTCTATCAAAGGATATATACAACCAATAAAACATATCCCACTTACTTTGCTCCTTTTAGGCATGGCTGTTTTGCGTATAAGTTCAAATAAAGAAGGAACTGTTCCAAAACGGAGCAAGAAAAATACTGTATGTTGGTATAAGATTCAAACACTACGTTCTATTACAGCGTAGCAAACCTTAATGTTCCATTGGAACAAAACTAGCTCAAACCGGATTGgattctccccctccctccctattgaATTCATTATAGCATCAATCTGACGGACAAGCTACTCTCCGCCCCTGGTAGCCATTGATTGGCTTTAGGAGCCGTCAACACATTTTCAAATCATAGCGAGATACCTGTGTGGATAATTTTACATGGCAATCAGATCTATATTTATTTGTCTTCAGCTGAGCACTCATCAGGGGGTAACTatgacacatttttgtttttatctCCATATCGTTTTGCCCATATGCTTTTTTTTTGCAAAAGGTTAAAACTGCAAGCTCCACATACGGATATTCCCTAaacttacacacaataccccttatcAGAATATTAGGCTACCAACAATGCATTATCTTAATACATATATTTGCGAAAAATAAAGTCAACAGTCCAACTTCACTAGGCAAAAATACAAAGTATTCAGTAAAAATACCCTGCACCCTGGGTAGAAAGCGAAAGGTGTGTGCTTCCCTAGCGACGGCTATTGTAAATAATCAAAGGAAAATGGCGACCGGGTAGGTCCGGTTGCTATTGCAACATTGTCAAAAGGTTGTTACCGTCAATTTCCTCCTATGTGAGTATATAATTCAAGCGGTAACGTTTACAAATTGTAGCCCTATTTTACCGGTAAAGCTATGTTCAAACTCTGAAGTTGTGTGGACATGTGTCTCTGTAATAGTCTAGCACAGGGACATGATGTTCGTTCTCCTACTGGGAGAGATTGACAAAGACCCGCAAACATTTAATGGCTGGTGATGGTGACTCAGAGTTTATCTCCCTCTCCAAAACTGTCATCTGCTCTTCAACCTTATGACAATCCTTCCTGGCTCTTTTTAGCACCATAAGCGTTGCAGGCTGAAGAGTAAGGCATCTCCGTGATATACGGGTAAATGCCACATTTGGGAATatataaaaacaaaaatgttattgattttactgagttacagctcatatgagaaaatctgtcaatttaattaaattcattaggcccaaatctatggatttcacgagtgggaatacagatatgtcaCAGATATACACCCCCTTCCcccccaatttaaaaaaaaatcacaattgataaaatgcaattgtgttcattgtctgtcaTTTGTCTGTaatttatgcctgcccataccataacccaaccATGGGGCAGTCTGTTCAAAACGTTGACATCAGttaactgctcgcccacacagcGCCGTACttatggtctgcggttgtgaggccagttggacaaaataccaaattctctaaaacgatgtttgaggtggcttatggtagagaaattaacatttaattttctggcaacagcactgttggacattcctgcagtcagcacaccaattgcacactccatcacatctgtggtgttgtgtgacaaaactgcacatttcagagtggccttttattgtccccagcccaaggtgcacctgtgtaatgatcgtggTGTTTAAttatcttcttgatatgccacacctgtcaggtggctgaATTGTCTTGGCaagggagaaatgctcactactagggatgtaaacaaatttgtgcattttaaagaaataagctttttgtgcatatggaaaatgtctgggatctttaatttcagctcatgaacatgggaccaatactttacatgttgtttatatttttgttcagtgttgtaCACAGAAATCTGGTAAACGACATCACGTGGAATGGATGGGCAAGCAGTCTGCTTTGCAAATCTCATGGTTAAGTGCTATGACAAAGTGATGTTGATCCAAGGGAGATTTCCGCATAAGTATAATTTAAATCTTCTCAGATCCACAAAAACCAATCCTGTTTTGACCACAGTAGCAAATAGAATACTGTCCATGTATGTTTCCATCAAATCATTAACAggagatgacgctgggccaattgtgcgccaccctattaGACAACCAATCATGGCCgcttatgatacagcctggaatcgaacaagggtctgtagtgacgcctctaggactgagatgcagtgccttagaccgctgtgccactcgtgACTTTAATCTGCCATGAATTGGTGCTAATTCCTTTATTTTGTGCGAGCAACCTGCAGCTTGATAACATAATGCCCTGTGATGATACCTTACTGCACAGTTCACGGCCAGAATGGCCAAGTCCAGAATGACATGTTGTTTTTATGAGTATCCCTGATTTCCAATGCTTTCTCAATGGGAGTCATACGTTGACAGTCGGCAGAGATGACGCATTCATATCCATATAATTTCCACAGACAGAAAGTTCAGATGTGTTAAACTTTTGACGGGCCGATGGATACACAACCATCCGTTTAGAAAAAAGAGCATTTTAAACAGCTAGGACagtataccatataccagggtatttggaaatagctactggattttaattttttaataccGTTAACTATTTATTTTAAGTTCAGCTACTTATTAATTAAATACCTGCA
Encoded here:
- the LOC124010131 gene encoding non-histone chromosomal protein HMG-14-like, which translates into the protein MPKRSKANADVEAAEPKRRSERLVNKPAIAKAEPKPKKEKAAPKPKKAKEVKKTEPEKEVPAENGEAKAEEDAPEEPEQKEEEEAAE